In Pyrus communis chromosome 8, drPyrComm1.1, whole genome shotgun sequence, one genomic interval encodes:
- the LOC137741575 gene encoding transcription repressor OFP17-like — protein sequence MKLKASVALRSKLLKPCRNFLQIFRFKLKKPFFLRALRLRRSPYTQVKEDKKSLKKKSRITLFLSSFCSTRKPKGMDRLAALKSFSERGGDRNGILHYPSPVTPADMTGGRAGASGNDELQDACRSFENYLVEMIIEEGKVGDLMDVEELLYCWKNLKCPVFIDLVGRFYGELCKDLFSPSSDES from the coding sequence ATGAAGTTGAAAGCATCAGTTGCCTTGAGATCCAAGCTACTCAAACCATGCAGAAATTTCCTACAAATCTTCAGATTCAAGCTCAAAAAACCATTCTTTTTAAGAGCTCTTCGTCTCCGTCGATCTCCTTACACCCAAGTTAAAGAGGATAAAAAGTCTCTGAAGAAGAAGAGTCGGATAACTTTGTTCCTATCATCTTTCTGTTCAACCAGGAAACCGAAAGGAATGGACAGACTAGCAGCGCTCAAGAGCTTCTCTGAAAGAGGGGGTGACAGAAATGGAATACTGCACTATCCGTCACCTGTCACACCGGCGGATATGACCGGAGGAAGGGCGGGGGCTTCTGGTAATGACGAGCTGCAAGATGCGTGCAGGAGTTTTGAGAACTATTTGGTGGAGATGATCATTGAGGAAGGGAAAGTGGGGGACTTGATGGATGTGGAAGAGCTTCTGTATTGCTGGAAGAACCTCAAGTGCCCTGTTTTCATTGATTTGGTTGGGAGATTCTATGGGGAGCTTTGCAAGGACTTGTTTTCTCCTAGCAGTGATGAAAGTTAG
- the LOC137741383 gene encoding protein GRAVITROPIC IN THE LIGHT 1-like, protein MEFATAKPLKPSSNITDIVSKFAKVCKLRSIGVFSSENPDHNHQPDNPNISNAHLGEDSSDVTEETECDGVKIHPQPVEVNRASDKCGDAELSKLFDIVSALKLAYVQLQQAHLPYNPKKIVAADEQFMTELEALCKMKRAYKEKQCIKLKSDPSRSDILKKKVELNEKLLDELKFQMEVKNSDILCLQKELRDLDSVNVALAEKVRQVSLQRKNVRVWNVATFQDAFRAASKSIHDFAKPLISLMRASGWDLDLAAKTVEVEAVYSKRAHKKYAFEAYIARRMFYGMSLKSHNVDGIMRYDDPIDALMENPDSDFARFCGEKYLLVVHPTMEAKFFGHLDHRTLVLSGKHPRTSFYQIFARMARSVWVLRGIAPSIDSEAKMFAVERGSKFSDIHMESVEEDGEGAAVWGEQQVEFMVVPGFRVGETIVRSRVYVSKSKM, encoded by the coding sequence ATGGAATTTGCTACTGCCAAACCCCTTAAACCCTCCTCAAACATAACTGATATTGTCTCCAAGTTTGCCAAAGTTTGCAAGTTGAGATCCATTGGCGTGTTTTCGTCCGAGAACCCGGATCATAACCATCAACCCGACAACCCCAACATTAGTAATGCACATTTGGGTGAGGATAGCAGCGATGTGACAGAGGAGACGGAGTGTGATGGGGTGAAGATCCACCCCCAGCCTGTGGAAGTAAATAGAGCAAGCGATAAGTGTGGGGATGCAGAGTTATCCAAGTTGTTTGACATTGTTTCAGCTCTGAAATTAGCTTACGTTCAGCTTCAGCAAGCTCATTTGCCCTATAACCCGAAGAAGATTGTAGCTGCGGACGAACAATTTATGACTGAGCTTGAAGCGCTCTGTAAGATGAAGCGCGCATATAAGGAGAAGCAATGTATAAAGTTGAAGTCTGATCCCTCTCGTTCAGATATCCTGAAGAAGAAAGTTGAACTGAACGAGAAGCTACTGGACGAGTTGAAGTTTCAAATGGAAGTTAAGAACTCTGATATACTCTGCTTGCAAAAAGAGCTCAGGGATTTGGATTCGGTGAATGTGGCACTGGCTGAAAAGGTAAGGCAGGTAAGTTtgcagaggaagaatgtaaggGTGTGGAACGTTGCGACATTTCAGGATGCTTTCAGAGCTGCATCGAAATCCATTCACGATTTTGCAAAGCCGTTAATTAGCTTGATGAGAGCTTCAGGCTGGGATTTGGATCTTGCGGCAAAGACAGTGGAAGTGGAAGCTGTGTATTCAAAAAGGGCCCACAAAAAATATGCATTTGAAGCCTACATTGCTAGGAGAATGTTTTATGGAATGTCATTGAAATCTCATAATGTGGATGGTATTATGAGATATGATGACCCAATCGATGCCCTGATGGAGAACCCAGATTCCGATTTTGCAAGATTCTGTGGAGAAAAGTATCTCTTAGTTGTTCATCCAACAATGGAAGCCAAGTTTTTTGGCCATCTGGATCACAGGACTCTTGTATTGAGTGGCAAGCATCCGAGGACTTCATTCTACCAAATATTCGCGAGAATGGCAAGGTCGGTTTGGGTGTTGCGTGGCATTGCACCTTCGATAGATTCTGAAGCAAAAATGTTTGCTGTCGAAAGAGGAAGTAAATTCTCGGATATCCATATGGAGTCCGTGGAGGAAGACGGGGAAGGTGCAGCTGTCTGGGGTGAACAACAGGTGGAGTTTATGGTCGTGCCCGGATTTAGAGTTGGAGAGACAATTGTGAGGTCTCGGGTGTATGTTTCGAAATCAAAAATGTAA